A genomic segment from Candidatus Nitrospira nitrosa encodes:
- the moaC gene encoding cyclic pyranopterin monophosphate synthase MoaC → MAEFTHFNESGRARMVDISAKESTERLAIAQATVFLLPETLEKIQRGKIAKGDVLAVAQVAGVMGAKKTPDLIPMCHPISLTSVDIAFKEEPRPDRAGRCSITITATAKTTGPTGVEMEAMTAVTVAALTVYDMCKAVDRGMTISEVCLLSKSGGKSGTYTREG, encoded by the coding sequence ATGGCTGAATTTACCCACTTCAACGAATCTGGTCGGGCTCGGATGGTCGATATCAGTGCCAAGGAGTCGACTGAACGATTGGCTATTGCTCAAGCTACAGTCTTCTTACTTCCTGAAACCCTTGAAAAGATTCAACGTGGCAAGATCGCCAAGGGCGATGTCTTGGCCGTTGCTCAGGTCGCTGGTGTCATGGGTGCGAAGAAGACGCCGGACCTGATTCCCATGTGTCATCCAATTTCGCTCACCAGCGTCGACATTGCCTTCAAAGAAGAACCGCGGCCGGATCGAGCAGGCCGCTGTTCGATTACCATTACAGCCACGGCCAAGACGACAGGACCGACGGGAGTCGAAATGGAAGCCATGACGGCCGTGACGGTCGCGGCGCTGACCGTTTATGACATGTGTAAGGCGGTCGATCGGGGAATGACTATTAGTGAGGTTTGTCTCCTGTCGAAGTCAGGCGGGAAGTCGGGGACCTATACGAGGGAAGGCTGA